Genomic DNA from Prunus persica cultivar Lovell chromosome G1, Prunus_persica_NCBIv2, whole genome shotgun sequence:
TGGCTGTGCCCCAGGACTATGTTTTAGCCAATATGGCTATTGCGGCACCGGCAAAGATTACTGCAGCCAGGGTTGTCAACAAGGTCCTTGTACTGGCGGTGGCggcacaccaaccacaccaagcACCAATGTTGGTTCGTCTGTGGCTGATATAGTAACTCCAGAATTCTTCAATGGGATCATAAGCCAGGCTTCTTCAGACTGTGCTGGGAAGAACTTCTACACTTGAGGGGGTTTTCTTGACCCTGTCAACTCATTTTCTGACTTTGGTAGACTTGGTTCGGTTGACACTGTAAACGGGAAATTGCAGCTTTCTTTGCTCATGTCACTCATGAGATTGGCCGTAAGATATTCTTTTCCTCTCCCCTCTCATATATACAATGTGCACCTTGTACAAAGATACATACACAAATATGTGTTTCTATATATTTACATGCTTTACCATGTCACTCTTAGTAGGAAAATGGATATTCACCTGCTCTTGTTCTTCTCCACACCCTGCTTTTTCTATTATAACATCTCTCCTACAATCAAGGGTGGAGCAATAATTGCAAGTTTGGGGGGATAGTGTATAAAATACTAGTATAAAGATACTTGAGTATTCAAAATTACATGTTAAAGCTTAACATATATAGTTCAGGTTATTCACCTCACATTGTGGGAGGGGGGAACGTTTACTCAAAATTAACAAGGTTTCTTTTAACTATTTGCATATTGCAGAAGTTGGTTAGTAGTTGGTCCAGACAGAGAGTTTGCCCCTTGCACTCGAGTTTGTATCTCTCTCCCGATAGATTacattaattttgaattggaTGAACAGTGTTCATCCTGTGGTATTGGATGAACAGTGTTCTTCCTCTTGTTAGCCAAGGATTCGGAGCCACAAATTAATGGCGCTGTGGAATGCGATGGTAAAGAACCTGGAAAAGTTCAAGCCCATATAACTATTACAATGATTATTGCAACCAAATTAATGTTAATCCTGGCGGTAATCTCTATTGCTTGAGTACCAAAGTTTATAATTAGAAGAGAGATTCTGTGTTAAGCCATGGAAGGAGAGGGCTAGCTCTCCTGTTGTGTACTCCATCCATTCAATAAATACAGGCTGAAGTTTTGCATTCATCCTCATTCTTCTAATTATGTCTACTGTGCTTAGAATGTTACCAATTCTGGTTCCCAAACTGTTTGTAGTTGGttctttttccaaaataaaatctgcCCAAACTTACAAAACTATGGATGAGAGAATTTGACAAATAAACATAGAAACTGAGCAAGCGACATCCGCCCAAGCGTGTCCATTGAGAATATCTGTGAACTAAAATGCTTATTACCATAGAATTTCAGATCAGATTCACAAGAGATACGAAGCAGACCCagtttcttcctctcttttacGGCATCCTTGACTGCCACTCCCCACGCTCCCTCgtcaaaagataaagaaacccaaaaaggcaaaaaaagagGGTGAAAACTCTATTGCCTTGTCCTTCACAGCCATTACAAATCAAAAGATATGTGGTCGTAAACATGTTAGCTGAGAAGGGATAATGATGCCATCAAATTTTCATGATAATGCACAGCCAAAATCCAACCATAGCAGttatttagttttcttttgttcagaAACTCTAGCTCCCATGATCTTACAAACAGGCTCATCTTTTGACTGAATAAGCTTTAGAGTCGGATGAACCTTGAGATCTCCCATTAATATCTTTTGGCCGACATCCAACTCACTCAGATCCACATCAATATATGGAGGAATCACATCTGCAGGGCAGAGAAACTTTACAGTCCTCTTGATTGTATTTAAGTAAGCACCTGCCAAGTGACATCAATAACTAAAATTAATATCCAATAATCACGAAAATTTCCAGTATATAAGAAGACACATATATGTTCAACATATCAAAAATTCAAGTCATTTCATGATTTGTAGATGAGTCGTTCATCAATATTGAATCATAATAAAAATCTGTCAGGAAAATTTCTGTGCAATTGTCTCAATTTTATAAATCTGCCATAAATTAAATGAAGAGTTGGATTAAGGAAACACAAGAAAGTCTACTTTATCACCTTATTTTATCATGGATTAATTCAAATTACGAAATCATCCAAGTAGACATCATCGTAGAATAGTTCAAAACTGAAGAAGTGAACAACGATAAAAACTTATGAATACTAACATGTACCTACAATCTAATTCTTAGGCTGAAGATAAAATAGTCCAAATAAGTGCTGCTTATGTGATTATCCTTCTCCTTAGAGCATAAAgttgaaaattaaaaccattaaATACAGTGTCTCAGAAATCCTAGTTCATAAAATTCATGCAAAATAAACATTAGGTGCCAGCTTCAAAGGTTTTAAAGTATAACTATTTGAATTTCTAAAACACTGATCCAGAAATTAcgggaaaaagaaacatatatgCATTACTCTTCCCCAATTTCAACTTTATTTCACTATCATGTAAGATCAAGGGCAAGATCAAGAGATGGATTAAAACAAGGAGTTGAAAGGAATGTGTACCATAAACATGATGTACATAATCTCTGCAGTGGAAAAATCAGCATTACAATCATATGACCAGGGAGATTTTTCTTGTTAtcctataatatatataatttaccaAGACAACAAAATGAACCTAGATTTGTCAAAACCTGGAGGTAAAGCTTTCTAATTGTCTGATGTCAAAAGCATAGAATAGAACACACAAAGGGCATACATAATTGCATGATCATTGCATAAAACAGAAAATCAAAAACAACACGCACACCTTTAGGCAGAAAGCAACATCAAAGACATTGAATCCTTTTACTGTAATACATTAACGTTGAGTTGGACCGGATaaaactaaatttcttttgagaaACTAATTCATCTATCAATATGTTACAATTTTTTGATGAAAAACTAACAACCTCCATTCAAATTTAGCCAAATTATCAAGAATATACAAAGATGTATAGTTGGAATTAAGAATATGTTGTATTTGAAGGCAGTCACACCCCTGTATGCATTCAAATTTACCTTTCTTCAATCCAGGAGAGACATCATCTCCTCGAAACACAAGAGGAATGTCGACTTTCAACAAAGCATGAGAAGGAGCCCTTATGAAGGTCACATTAAGCGGTGCGTCCGTGGCCGAGTGCAAATGAAtctaacaaacaaacaaaaccccaACATCAAATAAACCCTAAcacaccaaaaacaaaatcaaatcttcTGAAGATAAACAGAGTGCAGAGCAGACCATACCATGCGAGGCAAAACGCGGACCCTCTCAACGATGTCTTCAGAGTCGAAGTCGGAGCGAACCTCGAGGTCAAAGAGCCTGGAGAGGAAGAAAGAGCGGCCGAGATGACCGACGAGTTTTCGGATCTGGTTGGTCCGTACAGAGATGAGGCGCTTGTTGCCGCCGTGCTGGCCGTCCTCTTGCTCGAAGACGATGCTAGGGACGCGGCCCGCCTTGCGCTCGTTAGCGGAGATGCTCTTACCGGAGGCGGTGCGTGGGACTGCGAAGATGGTCTCGGCGTATTTCGGGTCGGGTCTCGGGAAGGTGGACTGAAAGTCGGGTTCCACTTCCGGTTCCTGGTGGAGCAGATAGGCTGTGGCGGATTGGGCGTAGCGCCGGATTTGGAGCTGGAGGGCTTCGGTTAGTGCGGCGGGGCGCTGCCTGTGGAGGAACATTTTGGTGCCGGCCTAGAGTGAGAGAGGAGCTCTGGAGACGAAATGTAATTAAGGGGGGTTTAAgagaggtttttctttttttcatagtGCAGAATAGAATTGCGGCCGTTGCTTTGGAGTTGAGGTCTTCTCGCCCCAATTCCTCTAAAATCCCCTGCGTCTCGAGAAATTTAAGATGTTGACACCTGTCCACTAACTCCTCCAACCCTCAATACCATCTGATCAGATtagcaaaaataatatttaaaaaatggtAAATTTCACTCTACTATTCGGAAGTTTACGAATTTCCACTCTATCTAGAAGCATCTTCAAGGGATTATTCGAATGAAGCaagtaaaattgtattttaacaACTTATGTGGCATGTGTTGCTTACTCATTTGTCTCATCAGAAAAGGGTCATAACAGCATCCTCAATCATACCTAAAAGAGGGAGCTAACAAATTGATCGTGGACAAAATCCCATTTAGGCCtcatttggttcatgggaaatgAGGCTTAGGAATGGGAAttcaattgctttcccataTTTGGCAAGTCTATGCATGAGAAATGGTTGCCCTGCACATGGGAAAGTAAGAGGGAAAGTGAAGCTCTCCTCTTaacttggattttgttttccctcctcatggaaaagtttgggaaaatgagccaacattcaattcacaattttcatgactattttgtctgtatgaacaatttataattacaacgtatcattaaatgcattctttttttatttgatttaatatgggtataattgaaaaattatacaaactttgttttccattcctactcaaaacaaacatgagaaaggaaataaagtgaaaTTTCCGGATTACTTTCCCGACATTACCAAACGTGAGAAAGAAATCTTTCATTTCCATTCCTTGGGAATGACATAGAaaatgatttcccctcaaatctattccatgaaccaaacggggccttaGAGCTTCAGTGGAATATATGGGTTATAAAGGTATCTTCCACAAAATAGGTGCTGTATGGTTGGGgctctaaaaaaatttgtgatgtAATTTAGTTTAAgtggtaatttttttaaaaaaacctaattttgttttaatatatatgtttaagctatgttatgtttttttgggagcatttcaacaaaaataaaataattttttttgcacaAGATTCCaaaaacttcatttttttcatagaCTTTGCATGTAAATGGATAATTTGTGGTGCTATTCAATGAGACTCTGAGAGGACAAATTATAGACATTATGGGTGGAttcagtttggtttggtttggtgttgAGCCAAAACCATCCACCAAATCTAACCCTCAGTAGAATAATTTCCAGCACCGACGCCGAACTAACACCCTCAACAACCAAGTCCCTCGGTTAATGGGAATAAATGGTTCGGTGTGGTTCGGTTTCGATTTTCACGCCCAGTGAGCAACAAGGCTTGACGAGATATTGTGGTTGCATGACGAGGAAATCGAAGGAGACAAGGCGAGATAGCTCCAAATCTccaaaaggagagagagagagagagagagagagagagagagagaggggtgtGGTGTGGGCTTTTGTATAATATGTCATGCTAAAATGGgtttattaatgaaatcctCAAATTTAAACGATAGGGATCTAAATTCTGTCATTTAAGAATTCTatgcaattttcaatttattcatcCAAACGGAGGGTAAAAGTTATCAGTTGGAGCTTATGACATCATATAGCAGAGAGACTTTTATTTCATCATATGGCAAAGAGATTCGGGAACTTGTGTCTTTCTCCTCCTTTGATtcacatcttcttcttcctttcattgtttttccatggaacatcatcttcttctttttatgaaTTCAGACGGCTAGAGCATGATGTGTGCTGGCAGAATTTACTAATACAATTAACGTGTTTGGTAATCACAATCCTTAAAATTGTATAACAGTACTTTCAACGGCTTAACTAATTATTAACACTTAAGCACAAATGGTAAACAAAATGAGTAGGGTGACAATATAAAGTAATGTAACATAAGTAAAAATTTGTATACCaagtaataattattttatgtaatgttttctttttaatcaaAGGAGAAATTTAACGTAATCATGATTCAGACTAGTAAGATGCTTATGGCCCATgtagggatggcaacgggtCGAGTAAGGGCTgggtatgacaataccatcaCCGTCCTCATCCCCGCTCTCCATCCCCGGTCCCGTCCCCGAATCCATCATCATTTAATAGGTTTTAGGGAATCCCCATCCCTATCCCCGTCAGGGGAATATCCCCCGAATccctgattttttatttttttttttgcataaaaaatatttatcatacattttaaaattaagtttCATTCAACgcatccaaattaattataaagttcaactcaactattcaaaatcacatcaatatgaaattccagAAAAAATTATGAAGAATTAGGAGAGAGAGGTTAACTTAggattaaacataaatattataattatatatttatttatttcaatatatatatatatttggatcgGGTTCGAGGATGAAAACGCCAATATCATCCCCTCTCTATACCCGTCGAaaatttttcaaattcaaagattCCCGTACTCAATATTCGTTTGGTCCTGAAATCTCCCCCTTTTAAAATTAGGGACCCGGCGCCCCCGCAGGGATTGTTTCCATAGGCCCATGATGAATACGTGCGGCTAAAGTCGGAGGAGGGGGTGGGGTTAGCATGCCTCTTAATTTTCTCGATTTTTGATCTGCAGCAATTAATAAACTCCACTCAATATCAATAACATCAATCAAATCATGTTCATGTGTaacttatgtttttttttttttcaatccgCGCCCTGTATGACaagttaaattatataaatttttacaaatatgcTCATTTTAGTATGgcatattatataaaaatttatatcatttgtcattttctaatcggttcttagaaaattttaacacATTTAGaactaattagaaaatgacaagtggctattttggatttttctctctAAAAGGTTTTATAGGAGTTTTTGTATAATACATATTATGTCACGTTAAAATGAGTCTATTTGTGAAAAGCCCTAAATTATACAATGCATAAACATATAAAGAGACAATTAGGTCACAAGACCGGTCATGATTGAAGGTTCCTTCTCCATTACGGAGTTGAAGTGTGCAAATCCATTACGGATTTGTGTTTTGACCATCAGATCTCCACTAAttgccctttttttaatacctcactctttttttctgtattctatttcctcttctctctctgtctttccGTTtgttccttctctctcttttattatttttccttctctcttcctcttttctttcttctctcctcGTCaactcaatctctctctcttctttcttctcagcTCTGTTCTCTCTTCCCTGCTCCCTCAAgtacagttttttttaatattttgctcCCTCTTCTAAAGGACAACATCAAGATAGACATGACAAGGGCATCAACCCACCCCTTCTCATACATTtaattgaaaacatttaaagCCTTTACGAACTTCCCTGTATTGCAATAAACCTGCAACGCCAGAGTCAGCGTGTACTTACTGAATTCCCACCCAGAATCTCACATTTCTTGCAATTCAATTGAACTTGACTTAGATTTAGATATAGCCTCCAACAAACATTTATATCTATAACTATTTGGAACACAAAGAACCTTCACTTTAACTTGATCAAACAAAAAGTTAGGAGGTGTTTGGTATCCTATTCAAATAGGAAActcaaaaattttgattttttcttaaaaacaaagagttcttaaatctatttttatgattcaaaaacttgtgttggtatgcaacttgaaaactgttttcaaatcttaaaaatttgagaacttgtgagatgttagaaaaaaaaaactgaaaaaactgaaattttttgtttttgttataaacTAAAGAGATTGTAGAGAGAATTGGGATAgagagaaattggagaaacTGAACTTTCATTGAATGTTTTCTCTTCTCATATCTGTGTGTTTTAATTACAATGAGGGATGAACCCTTTTGTAGGCAAAGCCTTccaacatgtgggctccacacctaattatttacaacactcccccttggagaccacaaatggtatggaatatgtctcgttaaaaactttgccagtaaaaacccaatgggacaaaaactggtcaaagggaaaaagagtacataatcatgtgtaacataaaattctgtgtatattgacacgcgtgcgacactgcctcgttaaaaccttgccaggaaaaactcagtgggataaaaacctggacgaaggaaaaagagtacagcgtttgaagatctttattgatagcacgctccccctgatgcttgacaaaatatctttaagtcatactgttgatcacctttctgaatatcgtatttgacactgcttctgtgagtcaatcttgagcgacactgcctcgttaaaaccttaccaggaaaaattcagtgggataaaaaccttgatgaaggaaaaagagtacagtgtgtgaaggtctttattaataccACGCTCTctctgatgaatatctccccctgaaaatttcatgactagctttttccagtaagcgaccatagagatttccagagtccgcatatctaataacacttgggctatttgtaagttcactcaaaaatatgcccgtatatggtgttatgctgagattgcatcaaatatgcctcacatcatcccaaaatgatggtgatggagttgagctctatctggaaaatacgatgtacggtccaatatacttctggaaaatccttaaagtgtccaacggataatcctcataaaaatgcttcaatactttcttagtataagcaagaatctcgttggcataatgctcaatttttaagtcgagacaaatatttcgtgaattctgcagaagctttaatgtgttgtaatcacattataatcaatgtactcactgaggtaatttatgcatattaatattgagtacaaattttgtgcttcaagcacatgtcctttagggacttgctttatgcaatgtcaatcctctcaacggattttgtttaaaagggattaaactttatgacacattatatagctttaacccagctatttatacatctttaggaaatcgcttctggcgatatgctccgtgcatttaataacccttaaagataatatgttggtctccgtaattgtgtaataaaggggggcacaattgaatctgtaaatatggagaaaacccaacattccttgtttctgccagaaacattaTGTCATACGaagtaggtatattctcttttattccgaacacctaagtataactttcagtattaacaaattttggggttcgtactgtgggtttgttctttcacgttcattctcatctataatggatttacctcattccattttggccaatgatattgtcgacatttaataattgaacgtggttccaatcaacacagcccattgatgatttgagtagctactccaaaaccaaaaattgtcattcatcaattcatgatctcaccattctcatgtgcatgcgcatgcatcaattataagcatttctttgcttttgggtacccaagccacttcagggggcttttattatgtgagaatgtggattataacctccattggagcgttatttagcagtagggcgtggataatctccatttagggagttggaacatttagaacccatatatctgtcatgctgaaggcatgccacagattaatacatacatgtcaattaatttctgggaccataacccatattatgggactttaacccatataatttgctacgcattaggcgtgcataatatcaatattgacatgtcaaaggattgtcctttcgggacttcaatccacatcatttgctacgcaacaggcgtgcatcatattgatcactgctatacccatattctgttcttatgggactttaatctgtgcagtgtattatcaatgtatccaacttacaatctgtaaaatttgcattaataattcatggatacatacaagccattcttttggaacagacttatcttcccatttggttacctttcaaaaatatcaaataagtatataagcataaaataacacaagtattgcttacatccttaggtgggagaaacttttctcaagtatcattcaagcttgtatcggcccagtaaatgtagcgcttgatgatctagttatatcctgcaagagcaaaatcacaactcttttctctgtcaaaaacaaataatcctcagagagttacaaaaagagaaaaaatgcaaaaaaaattgtgatattgattgcaagagaaggtaagcaatcagggaaggaagctggtgggagcagacaacaagctcagcaatcaaggaaggaagctggtgggagcaaacaacaagctctcatttcttctagtttagaagaacttccggagattagagcataaggttgccttcacagttccctaatgtggcggaaacgtgatcagggatagtctcgcttcctgaatggatgatcagagatagtcttgcttctcgggcatattgagtgctcactgataagaaaaacaagtagatatcgcatcactgggtatggagaaaactggatgtcttctgcaaagaaaatttcgttagtaacacatttatacacaaataagaggaatagatagaaccggtgaatttcaaattaaccataggaaaattgcgagattctcgggatacttttgaaaaagtagctccgtgaaatccgtaaagcaagatcggcttttgacgaaaataatactttgaaaacgccgaaagtgccgacaaacattaatggaggccacgtgaagttttggaatctgggaaagaaaaagagaatatggggatccgaaaagatattgggatcctgaaaaactgtagccatatttcctcctatcgatattgcctttgcaaaacttgattggagcaactgcgtttcaactcaacttccttcattttctgaaactttagttttcttaagactttcttcgaaaccttcttaaaaatggcttcctcttcttcctgcccaaattatttcaatttaaatgatactcccacaacaaccagtgacgcccaagtttggcgtccatcctttgtatcccaaaatcgtcatctcacagttaatgattctgtgatgatgaataatgctactgctgtcatagtagctaggaatttcattattccaatggatgaaatgttgttgacagggagatcagaggaagaggctattgatgactcaatgacttttagcattcagagtgctgcttctgtttctaacatggctgatcgtttgcgtgccagagcaaacgaggttgagaggttaacaactgaaaattcgtctctccaaagaatgcttcatgagtctcaacaggaggttgagaaacttaaaggagagaataatgccttgttgaaactggtgagttcgtactctgttgatacactgagaaggctagacatgctgcaggtctccaatgaaagaattttgggagaccacaagaggctcatggctaagcttaagaggcgtcgtcctcttccttcagaggcttccaaaacataatgtatttttatagattttacagggcctgcaccttcattgcaggtggaaaaaatctatctgttgtatgttcctgtaataataattgcgcacattcttaaacttgcacctgtggtttttacgtcttttcaaaatgacggtttggaaccttgttcCTTATAGGTttaaataaccacatcgattctcccaaatttcatatttcaacgtatggaacttttggcctgggctaaacacaaaactcagaatttattcacccttttcaaatggacatgaaatatgaattgagtaaaagccatgataatatcacaatatatttgggttcatgagcttccgacccaaatataacaaaatatgtggggagactcaattcatcattctcttatgccaaagaaatatgtggcgtaccacaatttgcaataatacctcaagggttgtccatttaattgttggaacttcaggttctcaatacttagattttgaacctcaagccaaaatcacatgttctcatggtatggacatttttacaattttctgtacatatttctggacttcaagcccttacataattgtccatatcttgaggaacttctggcatctcttttaattgctcatccatgagtttgag
This window encodes:
- the LOC109949214 gene encoding endochitinase PR4-like; this translates as MAFHNTTKYLTISVIAIVFVAGALLKNVTAQNCGCAPGLCFSQYGYCGTGKDYCSQGCQQGPCTGGGGTPTTPSTNVGSSVADIVTPEFFNGIISQASSDCAGKNFYT
- the LOC18793968 gene encoding uncharacterized protein LOC18793968, translated to MFLHRQRPAALTEALQLQIRRYAQSATAYLLHQEPEVEPDFQSTFPRPDPKYAETIFAVPRTASGKSISANERKAGRVPSIVFEQEDGQHGGNKRLISVRTNQIRKLVGHLGRSFFLSRLFDLEVRSDFDSEDIVERVRVLPRMIHLHSATDAPLNVTFIRAPSHALLKVDIPLVFRGDDVSPGLKKGAYLNTIKRTVKFLCPADVIPPYIDVDLSELDVGQKILMGDLKVHPTLKLIQSKDEPVCKIMGARVSEQKKTK